Proteins encoded in a region of the Elaeis guineensis isolate ETL-2024a chromosome 7, EG11, whole genome shotgun sequence genome:
- the LOC105047838 gene encoding nudix hydrolase 19, chloroplastic isoform X2, with product MFLPPLQTLILRLRRPLPKTLTRRARISPAMSVNLQTHAFAGNPLRSKLARPAGPCSPGSALETLKSLLAAGADEASSPGFKVLAFRKGRPLARSLEPVSDTPPRWRLGWVPPSKFNDSSVGDFVYLGPGSEGDADTVYWAIDVSSSPSGVGLGGGGDDGLCFVELRTLMVATDWADTHTMGELAIAGHARALLEWHNVSRFCGHCGASTVPIEAGRRKQCTNESCKKRIYPRVDPVVIMLVIDKANDRALLSRQSRFVPRMWSCLAGFIEPGESLEEAVRRETWEETGIEVGEVVYHSSQPWPVGPNSMPCQLMVGFFAYAKSFEIHVDKAELEDAKWHSREDVRNALTFAEYEKAQRTAAFKVNQMCKGVEKGQNFSTDFNVESGELAQMFIPGPFAIAHHLISSWVHEGAPDRFAGIPLNCAP from the exons ATGTTCCTCCCTCCTCTCCAAACCCTAATCCTGAGACTGAGACGCCCGCTTCCCAAAACCCTAACCCGACGAGCAAGGATTTCGCCCGCCATGTCCGTCAACCTCCAAACGCACGCTTTCGCCGGCAACCCGCTGCGCTCCAAGCTCGCCAGACCGGCGGGCCCTTGCTCTCCCGGCTCTGCTCTCGAGACCCTCAAGTCCCTCCTAGCCGCCGGCGCCGACGAGGCGTCGTCGCCTGGTTTCAAGGTCTTGGCCTTCAGAAAGGGCCGGCCTTTGGCTCGGTCCTTGGAGCCCGTGTCGGACACTCCGCCAAGATGGCGTCTTGGATGGGTTCCCCCCTCCAAATTTAATGATTCGTCGGTGGGCGACTTCGTTTATCTGGGGCCGGGGTCCGAGGGGGACGCCGACACGGTGTATTGGGCTATCGacgtctcttcttctccttccggTGTTGGATTGGGCGGTGGGGGTGATGATGGCTTGTGCTTTGTGGAGCTGAGGACTTTGATGGTTGCTACTGATTGGGCAGACACTCATACCATGGGAGAATTGGCAATTGCGGGTCAT GCTCGGGCACTACTAGAGTGGCATAATGTGTCACGTTTTTGTGGGCACTGTGGAGCCAGCACAGTCCCCATTGAGGCGGGGAGGCGGAAGCAATGCACAAATGAATCCTGCAAGAAGAGAATTTATCCTCGAGTTGATCCT GTTGTCATTATGCTAGTCATTGACAAAGCAAATGATCGAGCACTTTTGAGTCGCCAGTCAAGATTTGTACCCCGTATGTGGAGTTGCCTTGCTGGTTTTATAGAG CCAGGGGAAAGTTTGGAAGAAGCAGTGAGAAGAGAAACCTGGGAAGAGACTGGTATTGAAGTGGGCGAGGTTGTTTATCATAGTTCTCAACCATGGCCTG tggGGCCAAACAGTATGCCATGTCAGTTGATGGTGGGATTCTTTGCATAtgcaaaatcatttgaaattcatgttgacAAAGCAGAATTAGAAG ATGCTAAATGGCACAGCAGAGAAGATGTCAGGAATGCATTGACCTTTGCTGAATACGAGAAAGCACAAAGGACGGCTGCCTTCAAGGTCAACCAAATGTGTAAGGGTGTCGAGAAAGGTCAGAACTTCTCGACAGACTTCAATGTGGAGAGTGGGGAGCTGGCTCAGATGTTTATTCCTGGACCCTTTGCCATTGCACATCATCTGATCTCTTCATGGGTTCATGAAGGTGCACCTG ACAGATTTGCTGGCATACCGCTGAACTGCGCTCCATGA
- the LOC105047838 gene encoding nudix hydrolase 19, chloroplastic isoform X1 has product MFLPPLQTLILRLRRPLPKTLTRRARISPAMSVNLQTHAFAGNPLRSKLARPAGPCSPGSALETLKSLLAAGADEASSPGFKVLAFRKGRPLARSLEPVSDTPPRWRLGWVPPSKFNDSSVGDFVYLGPGSEGDADTVYWAIDVSSSPSGVGLGGGGDDGLCFVELRTLMVATDWADTHTMGELAIAGHARALLEWHNVSRFCGHCGASTVPIEAGRRKQCTNESCKKRIYPRVDPVVIMLVIDKANDRALLSRQSRFVPRMWSCLAGFIEPGESLEEAVRRETWEETGIEVGEVVYHSSQPWPVGPNSMPCQLMVGFFAYAKSFEIHVDKAELEDAKWHSREDVRNALTFAEYEKAQRTAAFKVNQMCKGVEKGQNFSTDFNVESGELAQMFIPGPFAIAHHLISSWVHEGAPGNTELLPKQLNSVSNL; this is encoded by the exons ATGTTCCTCCCTCCTCTCCAAACCCTAATCCTGAGACTGAGACGCCCGCTTCCCAAAACCCTAACCCGACGAGCAAGGATTTCGCCCGCCATGTCCGTCAACCTCCAAACGCACGCTTTCGCCGGCAACCCGCTGCGCTCCAAGCTCGCCAGACCGGCGGGCCCTTGCTCTCCCGGCTCTGCTCTCGAGACCCTCAAGTCCCTCCTAGCCGCCGGCGCCGACGAGGCGTCGTCGCCTGGTTTCAAGGTCTTGGCCTTCAGAAAGGGCCGGCCTTTGGCTCGGTCCTTGGAGCCCGTGTCGGACACTCCGCCAAGATGGCGTCTTGGATGGGTTCCCCCCTCCAAATTTAATGATTCGTCGGTGGGCGACTTCGTTTATCTGGGGCCGGGGTCCGAGGGGGACGCCGACACGGTGTATTGGGCTATCGacgtctcttcttctccttccggTGTTGGATTGGGCGGTGGGGGTGATGATGGCTTGTGCTTTGTGGAGCTGAGGACTTTGATGGTTGCTACTGATTGGGCAGACACTCATACCATGGGAGAATTGGCAATTGCGGGTCAT GCTCGGGCACTACTAGAGTGGCATAATGTGTCACGTTTTTGTGGGCACTGTGGAGCCAGCACAGTCCCCATTGAGGCGGGGAGGCGGAAGCAATGCACAAATGAATCCTGCAAGAAGAGAATTTATCCTCGAGTTGATCCT GTTGTCATTATGCTAGTCATTGACAAAGCAAATGATCGAGCACTTTTGAGTCGCCAGTCAAGATTTGTACCCCGTATGTGGAGTTGCCTTGCTGGTTTTATAGAG CCAGGGGAAAGTTTGGAAGAAGCAGTGAGAAGAGAAACCTGGGAAGAGACTGGTATTGAAGTGGGCGAGGTTGTTTATCATAGTTCTCAACCATGGCCTG tggGGCCAAACAGTATGCCATGTCAGTTGATGGTGGGATTCTTTGCATAtgcaaaatcatttgaaattcatgttgacAAAGCAGAATTAGAAG ATGCTAAATGGCACAGCAGAGAAGATGTCAGGAATGCATTGACCTTTGCTGAATACGAGAAAGCACAAAGGACGGCTGCCTTCAAGGTCAACCAAATGTGTAAGGGTGTCGAGAAAGGTCAGAACTTCTCGACAGACTTCAATGTGGAGAGTGGGGAGCTGGCTCAGATGTTTATTCCTGGACCCTTTGCCATTGCACATCATCTGATCTCTTCATGGGTTCATGAAGGTGCACCTGGTAACACCGAATTGTTGCCGAAACAGTTGAATTCCGTGTCAAACTTATGA